The Ooceraea biroi isolate clonal line C1 chromosome 11, Obir_v5.4, whole genome shotgun sequence genome includes a region encoding these proteins:
- the LOC105275836 gene encoding dexamethasone-induced Ras-related protein 1 isoform X2 yields MLAMPVSPSPASTSSQEDACKPPPRNCYRLVMLGSARVGKTAIVARFLSNKFEESYTPTIEDFHRKLYRIRGEVHQLDLLDTSGNHPFPAMRRLSFLTGDLFVVVFSMDCRESFEEAIRLREAILETKVSATQSATKSRRSHYSLKVPMVIVGNKCDKDVKTVTVEEAEQYCVSQDECCIFVEASAKRNYHVDELFYQLFVVAGLPLEMAPNHHRKVPLTFGSPTMLPPSQPRHKATLSIKRRLSDACGVVAPNVRRPSIRTDLMIMRTKTCSLAAGNENNAPGSRITLRTSESRKACSIQ; encoded by the exons ATGCTCGCTATGCCTGTCAGCCCGAGTCCTGCGTCCACCTCGTCGCAGGAGGACGCTTGCAAGCCACCGCCGCGCAATTGCTATCGCCTCGTTATGCTCGGCAGCGCCCGCGTCGGAAAGACTGCCATTGTAGCACG ATTTCTGTCCAACAAATTCGAGGAGAGCTACACGCCGACGATAGAAGATTTTCACAGGAAACTCTATAGGATCAGAGGCGAGGTTCACCAGCTTGATCTCCTGGATACAAGCGGAAACCATCCGTTTCCGGCGATGCGACGATTGTCCTTTCTGACGG GGGACCTGTTTGTCGTGGTGTTCAGCATGGACTGCCGGGAGTCCTTCGAGGAGGCCATCAGGCTGAGAGAGGCGATCCTTGAGACGAAAGTGAGCGCGACCCAAAGTGCCACGAAGAGCAGGAGGAGTCATTACAGCCTGAAGGTCCCTATGGTCATCGTGGGGAACAAATGTGATAAAGATGTAAA AACGGTCACGGTCGAGGAGGCCGAGCAATATTGCGTCAGCCAGGATGAGTGCTGTATATTCGTCGAGGCATCCGCGAAGCGGAACTATCATGTGGATGAACTTTTTTATCAGTTATTCGTAGTGGCGGGTCTACCACTGGAGATGGCACCGAATCATCACAGGAAGGTACCACTGACCTTCGGCTCGCCAACTATGTTACCGCCATCGCAG CCTCGGCATAAAGCCACTCTCAGTATAAAACGTCGATTGAGCGACGCTTGTGGCGTCGTGGCGCCGAACGTGCGCCGTCCCAGCATAAGAACGGATTTAATGATTATGCGGACGAAGACATGCTCGCTCGCGGCCGGGAACGAGAACAATGCGCCAGGATCCAGGATCACGCTTAGAACATCAGAGTCCAGGAAGGCCTGCTCGATACAGTGA
- the LOC105275836 gene encoding GTP-binding protein Rhes isoform X1, with translation MSRTSFLGFSSGNALSTFLRFLSNKFEESYTPTIEDFHRKLYRIRGEVHQLDLLDTSGNHPFPAMRRLSFLTGDLFVVVFSMDCRESFEEAIRLREAILETKVSATQSATKSRRSHYSLKVPMVIVGNKCDKDVKTVTVEEAEQYCVSQDECCIFVEASAKRNYHVDELFYQLFVVAGLPLEMAPNHHRKVPLTFGSPTMLPPSQPRHKATLSIKRRLSDACGVVAPNVRRPSIRTDLMIMRTKTCSLAAGNENNAPGSRITLRTSESRKACSIQ, from the exons ATTTCTGTCCAACAAATTCGAGGAGAGCTACACGCCGACGATAGAAGATTTTCACAGGAAACTCTATAGGATCAGAGGCGAGGTTCACCAGCTTGATCTCCTGGATACAAGCGGAAACCATCCGTTTCCGGCGATGCGACGATTGTCCTTTCTGACGG GGGACCTGTTTGTCGTGGTGTTCAGCATGGACTGCCGGGAGTCCTTCGAGGAGGCCATCAGGCTGAGAGAGGCGATCCTTGAGACGAAAGTGAGCGCGACCCAAAGTGCCACGAAGAGCAGGAGGAGTCATTACAGCCTGAAGGTCCCTATGGTCATCGTGGGGAACAAATGTGATAAAGATGTAAA AACGGTCACGGTCGAGGAGGCCGAGCAATATTGCGTCAGCCAGGATGAGTGCTGTATATTCGTCGAGGCATCCGCGAAGCGGAACTATCATGTGGATGAACTTTTTTATCAGTTATTCGTAGTGGCGGGTCTACCACTGGAGATGGCACCGAATCATCACAGGAAGGTACCACTGACCTTCGGCTCGCCAACTATGTTACCGCCATCGCAG CCTCGGCATAAAGCCACTCTCAGTATAAAACGTCGATTGAGCGACGCTTGTGGCGTCGTGGCGCCGAACGTGCGCCGTCCCAGCATAAGAACGGATTTAATGATTATGCGGACGAAGACATGCTCGCTCGCGGCCGGGAACGAGAACAATGCGCCAGGATCCAGGATCACGCTTAGAACATCAGAGTCCAGGAAGGCCTGCTCGATACAGTGA
- the LOC105275834 gene encoding uncharacterized protein LOC105275834 yields the protein MRLIAAILVVAFSAAVTGQDLGGHALFVRTPDADAARSRVQRAAAPASPADVMAQNILEWIQGIYQQGARKIRQQSDSNAYLPPFSTQRPPEKPRPFQPATSYPSPSQNDVTGFPVQRPSSLYTPPNAGYPVSGQPSSPPFSTPRPSFPNSQQPSSTYVPQNFGSTSYNPRPSQPSYTNAGSSAFPPLNPETSSTYLPPQPPSYPSTSSRPPLPSSTIITSGLPSPGGFSTSGFQTGGGVSSTSEGYPSGPSSAGGGVGTLRPPVTGGYSPSGFRPSSNGYPSERPTSGFPSPSESGTGGGGYPSTGYPSGSYPSSTTSGYPSTKPGRPFPPFTTPTTGETGSASGTTGVETGTGIAEGGTGAGDEELKHPPHIHSLDVICSKTMMTINIEFNRAFDGVIYSKGYYMNPECRYVAQNSGQTKYSFTLSLDSCGTQFINDFEGEAGQAYLENVLVLQNEPGIQEVWDTVRRVRCLWEGNINKALTVNFSVDMLNQEIVTFSGDTATAKLDIQIGRGPFAPAADGLVKIGETMTLVVSVEGDPGFDLQVRDCVARDEASTNMLQLTDERGCILKPKLFGAFQKTNDTGNTGASIIAYAFFQAFKFPDVMDLFIECNIELCKTDCEPCPDANQQIEPGRRRRSVTYSPPFNTSTNPVLLSDPVRIGRGFKVIMLDDLSAASSQILESMEETAIEAMTKVNNVCMSNGGFYMAFSLMLSTLFVAIVSAAVLYIKLQRIRRTKCVDS from the exons ATGAGGCTCATCGCGGCGATCCTCGTCGTCGCCTTTTCGGCAGCTGTGACGGGCCAGGATCTCGGTGGCCATGCGCTCTTCGTGAGGACTCCAGATGCGGATGCCG CACGCTCGAGAGTCCAGCGGGCTGCTGCTCCAGCATCGCCGGCGGACGTGATGGCGCAAAATATCCTAGAGTGGATTCAGGGGATCTACCAGCAGGGCGCACGTAAAA TTCGTCAACAGTCGGACTCGAACGCGTACTTGCCGCCATTCAGCACCCAGCGACCACCCGAGAAACCCCGGCCTTTCCAGCCAGCCACGAGCTACCCTTCGCCGAGTCAGAACGACGTGACGGGCTTCCCCGTCCAGAGACCATCATCACTCTACACCCCGCCGAACGCCGGTTACCCGGTATCCGGTCAACCCTCGTCTCCGCCGTTCTCCACGCCAAGACCGAGCTTCCCCAATAGCCAGCAACCCTCGTCGACGTACGTACCACAAAACTTCGGTTCCACGTCCTACAACCCTCGACCCAGTCAGCCATCGTACACCAATGCGGGTTCGTCGGCCTTCCCGCCGCTGAATCCGGAAACATCGTCCACTTATTTACCGCCGCAGCCTCCTTCTTATCCTTCAACCAGCTCGAGGCCACCCTTGCCCAGCTCGACGATCATCACGTCCGGCCTACCCTCGCCGGGTGGATTCTCGACCAGCGGCTTCCAGACTGGTGGCGGTGTCAGCAGCACTTCGGAGGGGTATCCCTCCGGGCCAAGCTCTGCGGGTGGTGGCGTTGGAACATTACGACCTCCGGTCACCGGTGGATATTCGCCGAGCGGTTTCCGTCCGTCATCGAACGGATATCCATCGGAACGACCAACTTCTGGCTTCCCAAGTCCGAGTGAGAGCGGCACTGGTGGTGGTGGCTATCCAAGCACCGGTTACCCGAGCGGGAGTTATCCATCCAGCACGACTTCTGGATATCCGTCCACCAAACCCGGCAGACCGTTCCCTCCCTTCACTACACCTACAACTGGTGAGACTGGCAGTGCCAGTGGAACTACCGGAGTTGAAACCGGAACCGGAATCGCGGAAGGAGGCACTGGAG CTGGCGACGAAGAACTCAAACATCCCCCGCATATTCATAGTCTTGATGTCATATGCAGTAAGACCATGATGACGATCAACATTGAGTTTAACCGCGCTTTTGACGGCGTTATCTATTCTAAG gGATATTACATGAATCCAGAATGCAGATACGTAGCACAAAATTCTGGCCAAACGAAGTATTCCTTCACCCTGAGTCTGGACTCGTGTGGAACTCAATTCATCAATGACTTCGAGGGTGAAGCTGGTCAGGCGTACTTGGAGAACGTCCTCGTATTACAG AACGAACCGGGCATACAAGAAGTCTGGGACACAGTGCGAAGAGTGCGATGTCTCTGGGAAGGAAACATCAATAAGGCATTAACGGTTAATTTCTCAGTAGATATGCTGAATCAGGAAATCGTTACTTTCAGTGGCGATACGGCTACAGCAAAGTTGGATATACAAATCGGCAGAGGACCATTCGCACCTGCAGCAGACGGACTCGTAAAGATTGGCGAGACGATGACCTTAGTAGTGTCCGTGGAAGGCGATCCTGGTTTCGATCTTCAG GTGCGCGATTGTGTGGCGCGTGACGAAGCGTCAACCAATATGCTACAGCTTACTGACGAAAGAGGCTGCATTCTGAAACCCAAACTGTTCGGTGCCTTCCAAAAGACGAACGACACCGGGAATACAGGCGCTTCTATTATCGCCTATGCGTTCTTCCAAGCTTTCAAATTCCCCGACGTAATGGACCTATTCATCGAGTGTAACATCGAACTATGCAAAACAGATTGCGAGCCTTGCCCAGACGCGAATCAA CAAATCGAGCCGGGTAGACGTCGTCGATCGGTGACATATTCACCACCTTTCAACACCTCGACAAATCCGGTTCTACTATCAGATCCGGTCCGCATCGGACGTGGTTTCAAAGTGATCATGCTAGACGATCTGAGCGCGGCGTCTAGCCAGATCCTCGAAAGTATGGAGGAGACCGCGATCGAAGCGATGACGAAGGTGAACAACGTTTGCATGAGCAACGGCGGATTTTACATGGCGTTCTCTCTCATGTTGAGCACGCTCTTCGTCGCGATCGTAAGTGCGGCTGTGCTGTACATTAAATTACAACGGATCCGTAGAACGAAGTGCGTAGATTCGTAG
- the LOC105275835 gene encoding peroxisomal membrane protein PMP34, with product MSGGGHNRNVFTYDTLVHAISGAAGSVVAMAAFYPLDTVRSRLQLEEGRQSKNTLATIRELVAKEGPYTLYRGIVPVLQSLCASNFVYFYTFHGLKELRSRSQTAGSDLLIASIAGVINVLTTTPLWVVNTRLKMRGIGVTPERNNNEYTTLYDGLKHIWKYEGLDKLWAGTLPSLMLVANPAIQFMTYESIKRKVGVSFGGAQPPAWVFFAMGAIAKAIATSLTYPLQLVQTKLRHGHKFPNLPPNAGTLQILFYILNCEMDVDTASDNTSIDDKIDDFCENPTRDALTEGLMSLLKPTVDQLDERIRATRICQIELKQRIESLTEELQRVNDALQYPLETDSYVKKLINAKHKITIVSNILQTTQERLNKVHQAVEKSTAKRKTLLDSSSSSYGSANVEPDKEQPAEGAAATDKQQ from the exons ATGAGTGGCGGCGGGCACAACAGAAACGTTTTTACATACGACACGCTGGTGCACGCAATATCCGGTGCGGCA GGTAGCGTCGTCGCGATGGCAGCCTTCTATCCGTTGGATACCGTGCGAAGTCGTTTGCAAT TGGAGGAGGGTCGCCAGTCGAAAAATACATTAGCGACCATACGAGAACTCGTTGCGAAAGAGGGACC GTACACGTTGTATAGAGGCATAGTACCCGTTCTACAGAGCCTGTGTGCGAGTAACTTCGTTTATTTCTACACATTCCATGGCTTGAAAGAGTTGCGAAGCAGGAGTCAGACGGCTGGCAGCGATTTACTTATCGCGTCGATTGCTG GTGTGATTAACGTTCTTACCACGACACCGTTATGGGTTGTGAACACGAGACTAAAGATGCGAGGTATCGGTGTCACGCCAGAAAGAAATAACAACGAATACACAACTTTGTACG ACGGTCTTAAACACATATGGAAGTATGAAGGTTTGGACAAACTGTGGGCAGGAACGTTGCCAAGTCTGATGCTTGTCGCGAATCCCGCTATCCAATTTATGACGTACGAGAGCATCAAGAGAAAGGTCGGTGTATCTTTTGGCGGTGCTCAACCGCCGGCATGGGTTTTCTTCGCCATGGGTGCGATAGCGAAAGCGATAGCCACATCGTTAACGTATCCTCTGCAGCTCGTGCAAACGAAATTGAGG CATGGACATAAATTTCCCAATCTACCTCCGAACGCAGGCACACTGCAAATATTATTCTACATTCTGAA TTGCGAGATGGACGTCGACACTGCGAGTGACAATACATCCATTGACGACAAGATCGATGATTTCTGCGAGAATCCGACGCGCGATGCGTTAACGGAAGGTCTTATGAGCCTCCTGAAGCCTACGGTGGATCAACTGGACGAGAGGATTCGCGCTACGAG AATATGTCAGATAGAGCTGAAGCAGCGAATCGAGTCCTTGACGGAGGAACTTCAGAGAGTTAACGACGCCTTGCAGTACCCGTTGGAGACGGACTCTTACGTAAAGAAGCTGATCAACGCCAAGCACAAGATCACCATCGTTAGCAACATCCTGCAGACCACTCAGGAGCGATTGAACAAGGTGCATCAGGCGGTCGAGAAGAGCACCGCCAAGAGAAAGACGCTGTTAGACAGCAGTAGTTCTTCTTACGGCAGCGCTAATGTTGAGCCGGACAAGGAACAGCCAGCTGAAGGCGCAGCTGCGACTGACAAGCAACAGTAA
- the LOC105275833 gene encoding methyltransferase N6AMT1 — protein METPVVKLSDEELKTVYEPSEDSYLLIDALEADLEILRRMKPAICLEIGSGSGIVITALAMALRRHCSAHFLAIDINPDACRVTRRTSLLNCVDVDVAHMNLLDCIRIRCTFDIVLFNPPYVVTGYEEMLDDRLLFKTWAGGKSGRQVMEQVFAKIPEILSDAGLFYLVVIKENDPEYILSAFEKLNMSGKIVCERKVRGEHLYVLRFRKTKINEKPTSGM, from the coding sequence ATGGAGACCCCAGTAGTCAAGCTATCGGACGAGGAGCTCAAAACGGTCTACGAGCCGTCCGAGGATTCGTATCTCTTAATCGATGCTTTGGAGGCAGATTTGGAGATTCTGCGAAGAATGAAACCCGCGATCTGTCTAGAGATAGGTAGTGGCTCCGGCATAGTTATCACGGCTCTGGCAATGGCATTGAGGAGACATTGCAGCGCTCATTTCCTCGCGATTGATATAAATCCCGATGCGTGCAGGGTCACGAGAAGAACTAGTCTACTTAACTGCGTCGATGTAGATGTTGCTCACATGAATTTGTTAGACTGTATACGGATTAGGTGTACGTTCGACATTGTTTTATTCAATCCACCGTACGTGGTTACGGGATACGAGGAAATGCTGGACGATAGACTGCTGTTCAAAACGTGGGCGGGTGGTAAAAGTGGCAGGCAAGTCATGGAGCAGGTGTTTGCCAAGATCCCTGAAATTCTATCAGACGCGGGATTATTTTACTTAGTCGTTATCAAAGAGAACGATCCGGAATATATCTTAAGTGCTTtcgaaaaattgaatatgTCCGGTAAAATTGTTTGCGAGCGGAAAGTAAGGGGAGAGCACTTGTACGTTTTACGGTTTCGTAAAACCAAGATAAATGAGAAACCAACATCAGGAATGTAA